From a single Vicugna pacos unplaced genomic scaffold, VicPac4 scaffold_5, whole genome shotgun sequence genomic region:
- the LOC107035120 gene encoding olfactory receptor 4A47-like has translation MEPRKNVTNFVLLGLTQNPKEQKFLFVMFLLFSILTMVGNLLIVVTITVSKTLNSSMYIFLASLSFIDLIYSSSSSPRLISDFFFGENTISFESCMTQLFTEHFFGGSEIVLLLVMAYDFYVAICKPLHYLVIMRQRVCVVLLVVSCVGGFLHSVIHLGTIYVLPFCGPNVIDHFMCDMFPLLKLICTDTFVTGILVVANGGLMCSIFFLLLLISYVIILHSLKNLSQEGRQKALQTCVSHIAVVVCFFVPCIFMYARPAKTFPIDKFLNVFYTVISPVLNPFIYSLRNSEMTNAMKKLCRKKVRSSNK, from the coding sequence ATGGAACCAAGGAAAAATGTAACTAACTTTGTTCTCTTGGGCCTCACACAGAATCCAAAGGAACAGAAATTCCTTTTTGTCATGTTCTTGCTTTTCAGCATTTTGACTATGGTGGGTAACCTGCTCATTGTCGTTACAATTACTGTCAGTAAGACTCTGAACTCATCGATGTACATTTTTCTTGCTAGCTTATCATTTATAGATCTAATTTATTCTTCTTCTAGTTCCCCCagattgatttcagacttcttctttggggaaaacacCATATCCTTTGAATCTTGCATGACTCAGCTTTTTACAGAACACTTTTTTGGTGGGTCAGAGATTGTTCTTCTGTTGGTGATGGCCTATGATTTctatgtggccatctgtaagccCTTGCATTATTTGGTTATCATGAGGCAAAGGGTGTGTGTTGTGTTGCTGGTGGTGTCCTGTGTTGGAGGTTTTCTGCACTCAGTAATTCATCTTGGCACTATTTATGTGCTCCCATTCTGTGGCCCCAATGTCATTGATCATTTTATGTGTGATATGTTCCCCTTGTTGAAACTCATCTGTACTGACACCTTTGTCACTGGCATCTTAGTGGTGGCCAATGGAGGACTGAtgtgcagtattttttttctgctcttaCTCATCTCTTATGTAATCATCTTGCACTCTCTAAAGAACCTGAGTCAGGAAGGGAGGCAGAAAGCCCTCCAGACCTGTGTTTCCCACATTGCTGTGGTTGTCTGCTTCTTTGTTCCTTGTATTTTCATGTATGCAAGACCTGCTAAGACCTTCCCtattgacaaatttttaaatgtgttttatacAGTCATAAGCCCCGTGCTGAACCCATTTATCTACAGTCTAAGAAATTCTGAGATGACTAATGCTATGAAGAAGCTCTGCAGAAAAAAAGTGAGATCAAGTAATAAATAA